The following coding sequences are from one Zalophus californianus isolate mZalCal1 chromosome 15, mZalCal1.pri.v2, whole genome shotgun sequence window:
- the LOC113923910 gene encoding cytochrome c oxidase assembly factor 6 homolog isoform X2, giving the protein MAAPSMKERQACWGARDEYWKCLDENTEDASQCKKLRSSFESSCPQQWIKYFDKRRDYLKFKEKFEAGQFQPSKTPAKS; this is encoded by the exons ATGGCAGCCCCGTCTATGAAAGAAAGACAGGCTTGCTGGGGAGCCCGGGATGAATACTGGAAGTGTTTAGATGAGAACACAGAGGACGCTTCTCAGTGCAAGAAGTTAAGAAGCTCATTTGAATCCAGTTGTCCCCAGCAGTGG ataaaatattttgataaaagaaGAGACTACTTaaagttcaaagaaaaatttgaagcaGGACAATTCCAGCCTTCAAAAACACCTGCAAAGTCCTAG
- the LOC113923910 gene encoding cytochrome c oxidase assembly factor 6 homolog isoform X1, which translates to MWPRAVADSARLALLFCTPGLSPLGMAAPSMKERQACWGARDEYWKCLDENTEDASQCKKLRSSFESSCPQQWIKYFDKRRDYLKFKEKFEAGQFQPSKTPAKS; encoded by the exons ATGTGGCCCCGGGCGGTCGCCGACTCCGCGCGCCTCGCGCTCCTCTTCTGCACACCTGG CTTGAGCCCACTAGGAATGGCAGCCCCGTCTATGAAAGAAAGACAGGCTTGCTGGGGAGCCCGGGATGAATACTGGAAGTGTTTAGATGAGAACACAGAGGACGCTTCTCAGTGCAAGAAGTTAAGAAGCTCATTTGAATCCAGTTGTCCCCAGCAGTGG ataaaatattttgataaaagaaGAGACTACTTaaagttcaaagaaaaatttgaagcaGGACAATTCCAGCCTTCAAAAACACCTGCAAAGTCCTAG